One region of Flavobacterium pisciphilum genomic DNA includes:
- a CDS encoding gliding motility protein, translating into MARNSHALSTKYNILYNGQLGFDKGMKAIEANYTDNFWKLLPIERMQIDEGNSDETKAKNPDFQLAETKATKAIQKHSMNIGGREKNSQIDEAYLMLGQARYYDQRFLPALEAFNYILYKYPTSSNINTARIWREKTNMRLGNDELVIKNIYKLIKGVALKEQVYANANALLAEAFINLEEKDSAITKLKIAEEFTKRNPERSRYRFILGQLYQETNKRDSALYFYQSVIDMNRRAERKYVIHAYAKKAQLFDYQNGDSELFLKTYNKLVDDRENRPFLDVIYYEMGVFFDKKKDEKAALEFYNYSLKRKSKDPYLVASTYRNIGNMYFKKASYTLAAKYYDSTLVKMDPKTREYVYIQKTRKNLDDVIKYEGIAKRNDSIINVVGLSDSARVKYFGDYIAKLKTADEAKRILEEKQKEKIANIERNTNGGGLETITAKGALPGNPEKTGVPSPPTGNEVASVFYFYNPSTVAYGKLQFKKLWGNRDINSNWRLPSNKSNSNSDDDKSTADVANDSIKEDVIVEKYTTDFYLKQLPKDKSAIDSIAQERNFSYYQLGLIYKEKFKEYELASNKLEQLLKNNPEEKLILPAMYNLYKIYEITNPAKAVVMKMDITTRYPNSRYAQIINNNGLDEGAGIKAPEKEYQKWYKLFQEENYAEVLNNIDDLINQYSGDEIVSKFELLKANTLGKAKGLVAYKKAIENVAENYPNSEEGKKAQDVLINQIPFLEKRVFTTTDNKNWKILYKVGIHDDKARKTIEDIIKKFLVDENFQKLTYSFDKYDLDSAFVTIHGIKSEVYANDVAKVLKENKKYNLVEYPAVIISSDNYSIVQINKNLEAYLAPKTP; encoded by the coding sequence AAGGATGCAAATTGATGAAGGTAATTCGGATGAAACTAAAGCAAAAAATCCGGATTTTCAACTTGCAGAGACAAAAGCAACCAAAGCCATCCAGAAACATTCGATGAATATTGGTGGACGAGAAAAAAACAGTCAGATAGACGAAGCATATTTAATGCTTGGTCAGGCTCGTTATTATGATCAGAGATTCTTACCTGCTTTAGAAGCATTTAATTATATTTTATACAAATACCCAACAAGTAGCAATATCAATACAGCAAGAATTTGGCGTGAAAAAACCAATATGCGTTTAGGTAATGACGAGTTGGTTATAAAAAACATCTATAAATTAATAAAAGGAGTTGCATTAAAAGAACAGGTATATGCAAATGCAAATGCTTTATTAGCAGAAGCTTTTATTAATTTGGAAGAAAAAGATAGTGCAATTACAAAACTTAAAATTGCAGAGGAGTTTACTAAAAGAAATCCTGAAAGATCTAGATACCGTTTTATTTTAGGACAATTATATCAAGAAACAAATAAGAGAGATAGTGCCCTTTATTTTTATCAATCTGTAATTGATATGAACAGAAGAGCTGAGCGAAAGTATGTAATTCACGCTTATGCCAAAAAAGCTCAGTTATTTGATTATCAAAATGGGGATAGTGAACTTTTCCTCAAGACATACAATAAATTAGTTGACGATAGAGAAAACAGACCATTCTTAGATGTAATATATTATGAGATGGGAGTCTTTTTTGATAAAAAGAAAGATGAAAAAGCGGCATTAGAATTTTATAATTATTCTTTAAAAAGAAAATCCAAAGATCCATATTTAGTAGCATCTACCTATCGTAATATTGGGAATATGTACTTTAAAAAAGCAAGTTATACATTGGCAGCAAAGTATTATGATAGTACTTTGGTAAAAATGGACCCTAAAACTAGAGAGTATGTCTATATCCAGAAAACTCGAAAAAATTTAGATGATGTAATAAAATATGAAGGTATTGCAAAACGCAATGATAGTATTATAAATGTTGTTGGTCTTTCAGACTCAGCTAGAGTAAAATATTTTGGAGACTATATCGCCAAGTTAAAAACTGCTGATGAAGCAAAACGAATTCTTGAAGAGAAACAAAAAGAAAAAATTGCTAATATAGAGCGAAACACAAACGGAGGAGGTTTAGAAACAATTACTGCAAAAGGGGCTCTACCAGGAAATCCTGAGAAAACAGGAGTTCCAAGTCCACCAACAGGAAATGAAGTAGCAAGTGTTTTTTATTTTTATAATCCTTCAACAGTAGCTTATGGAAAATTACAGTTCAAAAAACTGTGGGGGAACAGAGATATAAATAGCAATTGGAGGTTACCATCTAATAAGTCTAATTCAAATTCAGATGATGATAAATCGACAGCTGATGTTGCAAATGATTCAATAAAAGAAGATGTAATAGTCGAAAAATACACTACAGATTTTTATTTAAAACAGCTTCCTAAAGACAAATCGGCAATAGATAGTATTGCTCAGGAACGAAATTTTTCTTATTACCAATTAGGACTTATATATAAAGAGAAATTTAAAGAATATGAATTGGCTAGCAATAAGTTAGAGCAATTATTGAAGAATAATCCTGAGGAAAAATTGATTTTGCCGGCGATGTATAATCTCTATAAAATTTATGAGATTACAAATCCAGCAAAAGCAGTTGTGATGAAGATGGATATAACGACACGTTATCCAAATTCACGCTATGCACAAATCATAAATAACAATGGTTTAGATGAAGGGGCAGGAATTAAGGCGCCAGAGAAAGAATATCAAAAGTGGTATAAACTATTCCAAGAAGAAAATTATGCCGAAGTCTTAAATAATATTGATGATCTTATTAATCAATATTCTGGAGATGAAATAGTATCTAAATTCGAACTTTTAAAAGCCAATACATTAGGAAAGGCCAAAGGATTAGTTGCATATAAAAAAGCAATAGAAAATGTAGCAGAGAACTATCCTAATAGTGAAGAAGGTAAAAAAGCACAGGATGTTTTAATCAATCAGATTCCATTTTTGGAGAAACGAGTATTTACAACGACAGATAACAAAAACTGGAAAATATTGTATAAAGTTGGTATTCATGATGATAAAGCAAGAAAAACAATTGAGGATATTATTAAAAAATTCTTAGTTGATGAGAACTTCCAAAAACTAACTTATTCTTTTGATAAATACGATTTGGATTCAGCATTTGTTACGATTCATGGTATAAAATCAGAAGTTTACGCAAATGATGTTGCCAAAGTATTAAAAGAAAACAAAAAGTATAATTTAGTAGAATATCCAGCAGTAATAATATCAAGTGACAATTATAGTATAGTACAAATTAATAAAAATTTAGAAGCCTATTTAGCTCCTAAAACCCCTTAA
- a CDS encoding bactofilin family protein: protein MFNKAPKFSTENLGKTNRIVEGTIITGDITSLADFRLDGQLIGNFTSKGKIVIGPASKVKGDIICQNADIEGEFTGNIKVVELLNVKATAKINGEVTVGKLSVEPGADFTATCIMATDLKSGINGGQGTK from the coding sequence ATGTTTAATAAAGCCCCAAAATTTAGCACAGAAAACCTAGGAAAAACAAATAGAATAGTTGAAGGAACTATCATAACAGGAGACATTACTTCGCTAGCCGATTTTAGATTAGATGGACAATTAATAGGTAATTTTACCTCAAAAGGAAAAATTGTAATTGGTCCAGCTAGTAAAGTTAAAGGAGATATCATCTGTCAGAATGCCGATATTGAAGGAGAATTCACAGGAAATATTAAAGTTGTTGAACTTTTAAATGTAAAAGCAACAGCAAAAATTAATGGAGAAGTAACTGTAGGCAAATTATCTGTAGAACCAGGTGCCGATTTTACAGCGACTTGTATAATGGCAACTGATTTAAAAAGTGGAATAAATGGAGGACAAGGAACCAAATGA
- a CDS encoding AtpZ/AtpI family protein — protein MEDKEPNENQRNNKWIVFVNIPIQMGVIIFLFSYLGIWLDEKYSNGGSLWTIILSLFSVFLALYNVIRQVKNLNK, from the coding sequence ATGGAGGACAAGGAACCAAATGAAAATCAGAGAAATAACAAATGGATAGTTTTTGTTAACATTCCAATACAGATGGGAGTAATTATATTTTTATTTTCCTATTTGGGTATTTGGTTAGATGAAAAATATTCAAATGGCGGTTCGCTGTGGACAATTATTTTGTCTTTATTTTCTGTCTTCTTAGCACTTTATAATGTCATCAGACAAGTTAAAAATTTAAATAAATAA